A region from the Populus trichocarpa isolate Nisqually-1 chromosome 18, P.trichocarpa_v4.1, whole genome shotgun sequence genome encodes:
- the LOC112324997 gene encoding GATA transcription factor 12 translates to MEAPEFYGASGFFSSQFTSNEKHHSLDSTNKSIGGGDHFIVEDLLDFSNEDDDAMITDPNNNNTIVTATTNSTDSSTVTVVDSCNSSSFSGREPSSFNGDIGSHHTNNFSHHDVHLGSELCVPYDDLAELEWLSNFVEESFSSEDLQRLQLISGMKARPDESSKSRHFRTHGDTDDNNNGDVSNISNINNTMFNPETAVPAKARSKRSRAAPGNWASRLLVLSPTTSSSDTEIIAGPTPHPNSGKKTIKVEARQKKRDGGVEGCDGRKCLHCATDKTPQWRTGPMGPKTLCNACGVRYKSGRLVPEYRPAASPTFMLTKHSNSHRKVLELRRQKEMVRAQQQHQHQQFLHHHQNMVFGVSNGGDDYLIHQHVGPDFRQMI, encoded by the exons ATGGAAGCACCAGAATTCTATGGGGCATCCGGGTTTTTCAGCTCACAATTCACAAGTAATGAAAAGCACCACTCTTTGGACTCTACTAATAAGTCCATTGGTGGTGGTGACCATTTCATTGTTGAAGACCTTTTGGACTTCTctaatgaagatgatgatgccATGATAACTGACccaaacaataataatactatCGTCACTGCCACCACCAACTCCACGGACTCTTCCACCGTAACTGTCGTTGACAGCTGCAATTCCTCATCTTTCTCGGGCCGTGAGCCTTCTAGCTTTAACGGCGATATTGGGTCCCACCACACCAATAATTTCTCTCATCATGACGTTCACTTAGGCAGCGAGCTTTGCGTGCCC TATGATGATTTAGCGGAACTAGAATGGCTGTCGAATTTTGTGGAGGAATCGTTCTCCAGCGAGGACTTGCAAAGGCTTCAGCTAATATCCGGCATGAAAGCTCGGCCAGACGAATCATCCAAGAGTCGACACTTCCGAACTCATGGAGACACTGATGACAATAACAATGGCGATGTCTCCAATATTAGTAACATTAACAACACAATGTTCAATCCTGAAACGGCTGTCCCCGCTAAGGCTCGGAGCAAACGGTCTCGGGCAGCGCCGGGCAATTGGGCCTCACGCCTTCTTGTGCTCTCTCCCACGACTTCATCCTCCGATACTGAAATTATTGCTGGGCCGACCCCACATCCGAATTCTGGGAAAAAGACAATTAAGGTTGAGGCGCGGCAGAAGAAAAGAGATGGTGGTGTTGAAGGTTGCGATGGTCGCAAGTGCCTGCATTGTGCCACGGATAAGACGCCGCAGTGGCGGACTGGACCCATGGGGCCAAAGACGCTGTGCAATGCGTGTGGTGTAAGGTACAAGTCGGGCCGGCTTGTGCCTGAGTACAGGCCTGCAGCTAGCCCAACATTTATGCTCACTAAACACTCAAATTCGCACCGTAAGGTGCTTGAGCTCAGGCGACAAAAGGAGATGGTAAGAGCTCAGCAGCAACACCAGCACCAGCAATTTCTTCATCACCATCAGAATATGGTGTTTGGTGTATCAAACGGTGGTGATGATTACTTGATTCACCAACATGTGGGACCCGATTTTAGGCAGATGATCTAG